One stretch of Arachis duranensis cultivar V14167 chromosome 1, aradu.V14167.gnm2.J7QH, whole genome shotgun sequence DNA includes these proteins:
- the LOC107462017 gene encoding probable glycosyltransferase At5g20260 yields MPPSSPSHDVSHDSTSGIIRKKRNNSSLVRIEKDLAEARGAILRAIRMRKFTSEKEENFVPIGPVYRNPYAFHQSHIEMVKRFKVWTYREGEPPFFHEWPMKDIYGIEGQLMSELENDSSPFWAHRPEEAHAFLMPISVAQIVHYLYRPLVSYSRGPLMRVVIDYTQTIVRKHPYWNRTNGADHFIASCHDWAPEISRKKLGRKLFKNIIRVLCNANNSEEFNPSKDVSIPEIKVPYHLSQLHPINNHHKTILAFFAGGSHGSIRKRLLDHWKDKDKEVQVHEYLPRGADYNALMGQSMFCLCPSGYEVASPRIVESINAGCVPVIVSDYYELPFSDVLDWSKFSLHVPSEKIPEIKNILKGVSYKKYSKMQGRVLQVQTHFQLNRPAKPFDVLHMILHSIWLRRLNIRLFN; encoded by the exons ATGCCACCTTCATCCCCTAGTCATGATGTTTCTCATGATTCCACTAGTGGAATAATA cGGAAGAAAAGGAATAATAGTAGTCTGGTgagaattgaaaaagatttggctGAAGCAAGAGGAGCAATTCTGAGAGCGATACGGATGCGGAAGTTCACATCGGAGAAGGAAGAGAATTTTGTCCCCATTGGACCCGTTTACAGAAACCCTTATGCTTTTCATCA GAGTCACATAGAGATGGTGAAGAGATTCAAAGTGTGGACTTACAGAGAAGGAGAGCCGCCATTCTTCCATGAATGGCCCATGAAAGACATTTACGGGATTGAGGGACAGTTGATGTCCGAACTAGAAAATGATTCAAGCCCATTCTGGGCCCATAGGCCAGAGGAGGCCCACGCGTTCCTGATGCCCATAAGCGTGGCTCAGATCGTACATTACCTTTACCGTCCTCTGGTGAGCTACTCTCGCGGCCCACTGATGAGAGTGGTCATTGATTACACCCAAACCATAGTCCGCAAACACCCTTACTGGAATAGGACCAACGGCGCTGACCATTTCATAGCCTCTTGCCATGACTGG GCACCAGAAATCTCAAGAAAGAAATTAGGGAGAAAGTTATTCAAAAACATaataagagttctatgcaatgCTAACAACTCAGAAGAATTCAATCCCAGCAAAGATGTCTCAATTCCCGAAATCAAAGTGCCTTACCACCTTTCCCAACTGCACCCAATAAACAACCACCACAAAACAATACTGGCTTTCTTCGCCGGAGGGTCTCACGGTAGCATAAGGAAGCGGCTCCTAGATCACTGGAAGGACAAAGACAAAGAGGTCCAAGTCCACGAGTACCTTCCACGTGGCGCTGACTACAATGCTCTCATGGGACAGAGCATGTTCTGTCTCTGTCCGAGTGGCTACGAAGTTGCAAGTCCTAGAATCGTGGAGTCCATTAACGCAGGGTGTGTTCCTGTGATTGTTTCCGATTACTATGAGCTTCCGTTCAGTGATGTTCTTGATTGGAGCAAGTTCTCGCTGCATGTTCCATCGGAGAAGATACCTGAGATCAAGAACATATTGAAAGGTGTGTCGTACAAGAAGTACTCCAAGATGCAAGGGAGGGTGTTACAAGTGCAGACACATTTTCAGTTGAATCGACCGGCTAAGCCGTTTGATGTGTTGCATATGATTCTTCACTCTATATGGCTTAGAAGGCTCAACATCAGGCTATTCAATTGA